The genome window GCAGTAGAGACTATCAAGCTATCACTAATTAATGGCCTAATGTTAGAAGAGTACTAAACTCTTCTATAAGGCATTTGCGATTAACTCTATTGGATTAGCGCATTTTGTGCTGCTACCATGAATATGCAAGGCGTTGTTTAGCTGCATTTTACATGCGCTACATTCACTTCCTACGCAGCTAGCATCTACGGCGTTTATCTGCGCGGCTCTGCTTTGACCAGCTTGGCGACTTAGGTGATATTTTTCACTTTGCATTGTTACACCACCAAACCCACAACAGCTATGATTATCACTCATCTCATTTAATATATATGCACGCTTTAAAAGCTCTCTTGGCTCTTTCCACACGCCTTGCATTTTTCTTGCGTGACAAGGGTCGTGATATGTTATTTTAGTTTTTTGTTTGTTTTTATTTTTTTCATCTAGAATTTGAGCTAAATTTGTAAATTTGACAAAATATTCAGTAGCTAGATATATCTTTTTACTTATATTTATCGCTCTTTGTCTCCACTGCTCATCATTGTGAAAATAGTGTTCATAATCAACCTTTATCATCGCTGAACAGGTCGCTTCAGGAATTATAATGGCTTCTATTTTGGAGCTATTAATTAAGCTTTCAAAATACTCAATATTTTTTTTAGCTAGATAATCAACTGTGTTAAAATCTCCTGTAAAATATGCTGGAGCCGAGCAGCACCCTTGCGATTTCATCAAGTGAGCATTTATTTTTAACTCTTTTAAGATTTTTAACAATCCTTTTCCGATATCGGTATAAGCGTAGTTTCCCATACAGCCAATAAATATCCCAATAGTTTTATCTCCGCCATTATCTATAAATTCAGGGTTTGAGTTTAAAAAGCTCTTTTTAGATGCAGTTGGCAAAAGGCGTTCTTTTTTCATCATTGGAAAGCTAAATCTTGGGCTCATATTGCCATCTTTAATCTTAAATCCACAGCTTTGAAATACATAGCCAAGTCGTGCTGCAATATCCATAATCTTTCTATTTCTAAGCAACCAAAAAAATGCTCTTTTATACCATGCAATTCCAAATTTAGCTGCTATATCGGCTCTTACATTTTCTATCATAGTATCAGTTGGCAGTGATGCTGGGCAGTCTTGAACGCAATTAGTACATAAAAAACAGCTCTCAAAAACATCTTTTAAATCCTTATCAAGCTCAATCTCACCCCTATGATATGCGCCTAAAAGATCTAAAAACCCTCTAGGACTTCTAACCTCATCGCCGCTAATTTTATATATCGTGCAGTTTGGTTTGCACTTTCCACATTTGACACACGCATCGCTTACTGCGCTAAAATTATAATTTCCCATTTATCCTCTTTGTTTTGTCAAACTTGAATTTACTGCTTG of Campylobacter vicugnae contains these proteins:
- a CDS encoding (Fe-S)-binding protein, which gives rise to MGNYNFSAVSDACVKCGKCKPNCTIYKISGDEVRSPRGFLDLLGAYHRGEIELDKDLKDVFESCFLCTNCVQDCPASLPTDTMIENVRADIAAKFGIAWYKRAFFWLLRNRKIMDIAARLGYVFQSCGFKIKDGNMSPRFSFPMMKKERLLPTASKKSFLNSNPEFIDNGGDKTIGIFIGCMGNYAYTDIGKGLLKILKELKINAHLMKSQGCCSAPAYFTGDFNTVDYLAKKNIEYFESLINSSKIEAIIIPEATCSAMIKVDYEHYFHNDEQWRQRAINISKKIYLATEYFVKFTNLAQILDEKNKNKQKTKITYHDPCHARKMQGVWKEPRELLKRAYILNEMSDNHSCCGFGGVTMQSEKYHLSRQAGQSRAAQINAVDASCVGSECSACKMQLNNALHIHGSSTKCANPIELIANAL